The following coding sequences are from one Streptococcus mitis window:
- a CDS encoding TMEM175 family protein, translating to MKKDRLIVLTDAVLAIIMTILILELEKPTTPSLKAFWDLRQNFFACFLSFFWLGSLWMALNTLWEKVEKISSEIIWWNLFLLLERQEFSLENFMPSKIPV from the coding sequence ATGAAGAAAGACAGATTAATTGTATTGACAGATGCTGTTCTAGCAATTATTATGACCATCTTGATTTTAGAGTTAGAAAAACCAACAACACCAAGTCTTAAAGCTTTTTGGGATTTACGGCAAAATTTCTTTGCTTGTTTTCTTTCCTTTTTCTGGTTGGGATCGTTATGGATGGCACTAAACACATTATGGGAAAAGGTTGAGAAAATTTCCTCAGAAATTATTTGGTGGAATTTGTTTCTACTCTTGGAGCGGCAGGAGTTCTCTTTGGAGAATTTCATGCCATCCAAGATACCAGTCTGA
- a CDS encoding HAMP domain-containing histidine kinase codes for MLDWKQFFLAYLRSRSRLFVYLLSLTFLVLLFQFLFASLGIYFLYFFLLCCFVTILFFTWDILAEMQVYRQELLYGDREAKSPLESVLAEKLEAREMELYQQRSDSERKLTDLLDYYTLWVHQIKTPIAASQLLVAEVADRQLKQQLEQEIFKIDSYTNLVLQYLRLESFHDDLVLKQVQIEDLVKEIIRKYALFFIQKGLNVNLHDLDKEIVTDKKWLLVVIEQIISNSLKYTKEGGLEIYMEGQELCIKDTGIGIKNSDVLRVFERGFSGYNGRLTQQSSGLGLYLSKKISEELGHQIRIESEVGKGTIVRIQFAQVKLVLE; via the coding sequence ATGCTTGATTGGAAACAATTTTTTCTAGCCTATCTGCGCTCCCGTAGTCGTCTGTTTGTCTATCTGCTTTCTTTGACGTTTCTGGTTTTGCTCTTTCAGTTTTTATTTGCCAGTTTGGGAATTTACTTTCTCTATTTTTTCCTGCTGTGTTGCTTTGTAACCATCTTATTTTTCACTTGGGATATATTGGCGGAGATGCAGGTCTATCGTCAGGAACTTCTCTATGGTGATAGGGAAGCCAAGTCTCCTTTGGAAAGCGTTTTGGCTGAGAAATTAGAAGCGCGTGAGATGGAACTCTATCAGCAGAGGTCAGATTCAGAAAGAAAACTGACGGATTTGCTGGATTACTATACCTTGTGGGTCCATCAGATTAAGACCCCCATTGCAGCCAGTCAACTCTTAGTTGCAGAAGTAGCCGACCGCCAACTGAAGCAGCAATTAGAACAGGAAATTTTCAAGATTGACTCCTATACCAATCTAGTTTTACAATACCTGCGTTTAGAAAGTTTTCATGATGATTTGGTCTTAAAGCAGGTTCAAATTGAGGATTTGGTCAAGGAAATAATTCGTAAATATGCTCTTTTCTTTATTCAAAAAGGCCTAAATGTCAATCTACATGACCTTGATAAAGAAATCGTGACGGATAAAAAGTGGCTGCTAGTGGTTATTGAGCAAATCATCTCAAACAGTCTCAAGTACACCAAGGAAGGTGGTCTGGAGATTTATATGGAGGGGCAAGAGCTTTGTATCAAGGATACGGGAATCGGGATAAAAAACAGTGATGTCCTCCGAGTCTTTGAACGTGGCTTCTCAGGATATAATGGACGCCTAACTCAGCAGTCATCTGGACTTGGCCTCTATCTATCTAAGAAAATTTCTGAAGAACTGGGGCACCAGATTCGTATCGAGTCTGAGGTTGGAAAAGGAACGATAGTGCGGATTCAGTTTGCTCAAGTAAAGTTAGTCCTTGAGTGA
- a CDS encoding potassium channel family protein, protein MRRLKMLWHIIQVTGFTRFALSFVTFVFGSGGVLFLVEPAITNYGDGLWYAFVTSTTVGYGDLLAVTLIGRITSVFLTIYGLIFFGCLSAVIINYYTDLNKERGEDK, encoded by the coding sequence ATGAGACGTTTAAAAATGTTATGGCATATTATACAGGTTACGGGTTTTACTCGGTTTGCTCTGAGTTTTGTGACCTTTGTTTTTGGGTCAGGAGGCGTGCTTTTCCTAGTTGAACCTGCTATCACAAATTACGGAGACGGTCTTTGGTATGCTTTTGTGACTTCGACGACTGTCGGCTACGGGGATCTCCTAGCTGTGACCTTGATTGGAAGGATTACCAGTGTCTTCTTGACGATTTATGGGCTCATATTTTTTGGCTGTTTATCAGCTGTTATTATTAATTATTATACCGATTTAAATAAGGAAAGAGGAGAGGACAAATGA
- a CDS encoding ATP-binding cassette domain-containing protein, which produces MLPYLKTIRWYLFFNFLFGVVSNICTALLPYFTQALIKGDYQVALYGYSMSVAGYLSCNYIQMILDWKQGIIFSTTLKNEWFRSLLGLSHHDFKQKTVAEYISYQSNDLDSLEKDYLPPLMSFIKQILRIIIYAFIISRTINPIVSLILIFSTGISIQIPKIVGKLTANRRQVYLKKQGDYYRTLEDLLMGHHLVNKLTMSHFLNQQKSSLKNLQDKYFKYGLTKITGILLTGVSFEFISLVLFIYLAYSLSHQQLGIPEVVASFGYINAFSEPIQEILYDLQMLESVKPVIKSFQNIVGRPVSVQAPQHSFDTITLKNISKQLGESKLIITSATIQKGDKIALIGKNGSGKSSLLNILNGTDEDFEGQIVLDGLVLDHLWGRFGMILQQEHTFISSYENNVTLFNSFNEKFREEDFEKIPPQSLSGGQQQRMYLNREKNRKNPLLILDEPFSALDTNQFKMELERVLELPSAVIVTLHRQNELLSKFDQVWEIKNGELVILK; this is translated from the coding sequence ATGCTACCATATCTTAAAACTATTAGATGGTATCTCTTCTTTAATTTTCTTTTTGGTGTAGTATCGAATATCTGCACAGCTTTGTTACCGTATTTCACGCAGGCATTAATCAAAGGGGATTATCAAGTAGCTCTATATGGTTACTCTATGTCAGTGGCAGGCTATTTGAGTTGTAACTATATCCAAATGATACTTGATTGGAAGCAGGGGATTATCTTTTCGACTACTTTGAAAAATGAGTGGTTTCGTTCACTTCTGGGACTCAGTCACCACGATTTCAAGCAGAAAACAGTAGCAGAGTATATTTCCTATCAATCTAATGACCTAGATTCGTTGGAAAAGGATTACCTTCCTCCATTGATGAGTTTTATCAAACAAATTTTACGTATCATCATTTACGCTTTCATTATTAGCAGAACAATTAATCCTATTGTATCACTGATTTTAATCTTTTCTACTGGAATTAGTATTCAAATTCCTAAAATCGTTGGGAAGTTGACCGCTAATCGTAGACAGGTTTACTTGAAAAAACAAGGAGATTACTATCGAACTTTGGAGGATTTGCTCATGGGACATCATTTGGTAAATAAACTAACTATGTCGCATTTTTTGAATCAACAAAAGAGCTCTCTAAAGAATTTGCAGGATAAGTATTTTAAGTATGGTTTGACAAAAATTACAGGCATCTTATTGACAGGTGTTTCTTTTGAATTCATTAGTCTTGTTCTGTTTATTTATTTAGCCTACTCTTTATCTCACCAGCAACTCGGTATTCCTGAGGTGGTGGCGAGTTTCGGATATATTAATGCTTTTTCTGAACCAATACAGGAAATCCTTTATGATTTACAAATGTTAGAGTCCGTAAAGCCTGTAATCAAGAGTTTTCAAAACATTGTTGGGAGACCCGTTTCAGTTCAAGCACCTCAACATTCTTTTGATACGATTACTTTGAAAAACATTTCCAAACAACTGGGAGAATCAAAATTGATAATTACTTCCGCTACGATTCAAAAAGGGGATAAAATTGCGCTTATTGGTAAGAATGGGTCTGGAAAAAGTAGTCTTCTCAACATTTTAAATGGAACAGATGAAGATTTTGAAGGACAAATTGTGCTAGATGGGCTTGTTTTGGACCATCTTTGGGGAAGATTCGGTATGATTCTGCAACAAGAACATACATTTATTTCAAGTTATGAAAATAATGTAACGCTATTCAATAGTTTCAATGAAAAATTCAGAGAAGAAGATTTTGAAAAAATTCCACCACAATCCCTGTCAGGTGGTCAGCAACAACGAATGTATTTAAATCGTGAGAAAAATCGTAAAAATCCATTGCTTATCCTAGACGAACCTTTCTCTGCATTGGATACTAATCAGTTTAAAATGGAATTGGAAAGAGTTCTGGAACTACCAAGTGCCGTCATTGTTACTTTACATCGCCAAAACGAATTATTAAGTAAGTTTGACCAAGTTTGGGAAATTAAGAATGGAGAACTTGTAATTTTGAAATAG
- a CDS encoding DUF389 domain-containing protein, with the protein MTANYSTREYREKLYDDLHVRLRDTAILMCAIFIASIGLNMNSTAVIIGAMLISPLMTPIVGLGFGLAIFDTRLIKQSLEVLLTQVLVSLLVSTLYFWISPLSYASSELIARTSPTIWDVLIAIAGGIAGVIGSRKKEANNIVPGVAIATALMPPICTAGYGLANGNVRFLLGALYLFLINCVFIMLANIVGTRILMRKSPLTSFKELSIKMRIGLISLIVLLILPASYSAVTLTIEQARKEGIKQFVGKEFANYTVINQVYKSSNNELVLTVVGDPISEEELETIRQKQASYGIQSVQLKVKQFHNSAKLDSEATKEFYENIDKYIEQKLSEKDLQNDRAKENEADKD; encoded by the coding sequence ATGACTGCCAATTATTCAACACGGGAATACCGTGAGAAATTATACGATGACCTTCATGTTCGATTGAGAGATACAGCGATTTTGATGTGTGCAATTTTTATTGCCTCTATCGGTCTAAATATGAATTCAACAGCTGTTATTATTGGAGCCATGTTAATTTCACCTCTCATGACACCGATTGTTGGACTGGGATTCGGTTTAGCTATTTTTGATACGCGTTTAATCAAGCAATCTCTAGAGGTTTTATTGACTCAAGTGTTGGTCAGTTTGCTTGTCTCGACTCTGTATTTCTGGATTTCTCCCTTGTCTTATGCAAGTAGCGAGTTGATCGCACGAACCTCTCCAACCATTTGGGATGTTCTCATTGCTATTGCTGGTGGGATTGCTGGTGTGATCGGTTCAAGGAAAAAAGAAGCAAACAATATCGTGCCAGGAGTAGCCATTGCTACAGCTTTGATGCCGCCTATCTGTACTGCTGGCTATGGTTTAGCTAATGGGAATGTACGATTTTTATTGGGGGCTCTCTATCTTTTCTTGATCAACTGTGTCTTTATCATGCTAGCCAACATTGTTGGAACAAGAATTTTGATGAGAAAATCTCCTTTAACTTCATTTAAAGAGCTGAGCATTAAAATGAGAATTGGCTTGATTTCTTTGATTGTATTGTTGATTCTTCCAGCTAGCTATTCGGCAGTTACTCTGACAATAGAACAAGCGCGCAAAGAAGGGATCAAACAGTTTGTAGGAAAAGAGTTCGCCAATTATACGGTTATTAATCAAGTCTACAAGTCAAGTAACAATGAATTGGTCTTGACGGTTGTTGGAGATCCAATTTCAGAAGAAGAATTAGAAACCATTCGTCAAAAACAAGCCTCTTACGGTATTCAATCTGTTCAATTGAAAGTCAAGCAATTCCATAATTCGGCAAAATTAGATAGTGAGGCGACCAAGGAATTTTACGAAAACATTGACAAGTATATCGAACAAAAACTCTCTGAAAAAGATTTACAAAACGATCGCGCAAAAGAAAATGAAGCAGACAAGGATTGA
- a CDS encoding DUF389 domain-containing protein, producing the protein MSGNYSTREYREKLYDDLHVRLRDTAILMCAIFIASIGLNMNSTAVIIGAMLISPLMTPIVGLGFGLAIFDTRLIKQSLEVLLTQVLVSLLVSTLYFWISPLSYASSELIARTSPTIWDVLIAIAGGIAGVIGSRKKEANNIVPGVAIATALMPPICTAGYGLANGNVRFLLGALYLFLINCVFIMLANIVGTRILMRKSPLTSFKELSIKMRIGLISLIVLLILPASYSAVTLTIEQARKEGIKQFVGKEFANYTVINQVYKSRDNELVLTVVGDPISEEELETLHQKQASYGIQSVQLKVNQVQNSPTLDSEATKEFYENIDKYIDQKLSEKDSQNDLVKENEADKD; encoded by the coding sequence ATGTCCGGAAACTATTCAACACGGGAATACCGTGAGAAATTATACGATGACCTTCATGTTCGATTGAGAGATACAGCGATTTTGATGTGTGCAATTTTTATTGCCTCTATCGGTCTAAATATGAATTCAACAGCTGTTATTATTGGAGCCATGTTAATTTCACCTCTCATGACACCGATTGTTGGACTGGGATTCGGTTTAGCTATTTTTGATACGCGTTTAATCAAGCAATCTCTAGAGGTTTTATTGACTCAAGTGTTGGTCAGTTTGCTTGTCTCGACTCTGTATTTCTGGATTTCTCCCTTGTCTTATGCAAGTAGCGAGTTGATCGCACGAACCTCTCCAACCATTTGGGATGTTCTCATTGCTATTGCTGGTGGGATTGCTGGTGTGATCGGTTCAAGGAAAAAAGAAGCAAACAATATCGTGCCAGGAGTAGCCATTGCTACAGCTTTGATGCCGCCTATCTGTACTGCTGGCTATGGTTTAGCTAATGGGAATGTACGATTTTTATTGGGGGCTCTCTATCTTTTCTTGATCAACTGTGTCTTTATCATGCTAGCCAACATTGTTGGAACAAGAATTTTGATGAGAAAATCTCCTTTAACTTCATTTAAAGAGCTGAGCATTAAAATGAGAATTGGCTTGATTTCTTTGATTGTATTGTTGATTCTTCCAGCTAGCTATTCGGCAGTTACTCTGACAATAGAACAAGCGCGCAAAGAAGGGATCAAACAGTTTGTAGGAAAAGAGTTCGCCAATTATACGGTTATTAATCAAGTCTACAAGTCAAGGGACAATGAATTGGTCTTGACGGTTGTTGGAGATCCGATTTCAGAAGAAGAATTAGAAACACTCCACCAAAAACAAGCCTCTTACGGTATTCAATCTGTTCAATTGAAAGTGAATCAAGTTCAGAACTCGCCAACATTAGATAGTGAAGCGACCAAGGAATTTTATGAAAACATTGACAAGTATATTGATCAAAAACTCTCTGAAAAAGATTCACAAAACGATCTCGTAAAAGAAAATGAAGCAGACAAGGATTGA
- a CDS encoding response regulator transcription factor, with the protein MHKILLVEDDQVIRQQVGKMLSEWGFEVVLVEDFMEVLSLFVQSEPHLVLMDIGLPLFNGYHWCQEIRKISKVPIMFLSSRDQAMDIVMAINMGADDFVTKPFDQQVLLAKVQGLLRRSYEFGRDESLLEYAGVILNTKSMDLHYQGQVLNLTKNEFQILRVLFEHAGNIVARDDLMRELWNSDFFIDDNTLSVNVARLRKKLEEQGLIGFIETKKGIGYGLKHA; encoded by the coding sequence ATGCACAAGATTTTATTAGTAGAAGATGATCAGGTCATTCGTCAACAGGTCGGGAAAATGCTCTCTGAATGGGGATTTGAAGTGGTTCTGGTAGAAGACTTTATGGAAGTGTTGAGTCTATTTGTCCAGTCGGAGCCTCATCTAGTCCTCATGGATATTGGTTTGCCCTTGTTTAATGGCTATCACTGGTGTCAGGAAATCCGCAAGATTTCCAAGGTACCTATCATGTTTCTGTCTTCGAGAGACCAGGCTATGGATATTGTCATGGCAATCAATATGGGGGCGGATGACTTTGTGACCAAGCCTTTTGACCAGCAGGTTCTTTTAGCCAAGGTTCAGGGCTTGTTGCGTCGTTCCTATGAGTTTGGGCGTGACGAGAGTTTACTGGAATATGCTGGTGTTATCCTCAATACCAAATCCATGGATTTACATTATCAAGGGCAAGTCTTGAATTTGACCAAGAACGAATTCCAGATTTTACGCGTGTTGTTTGAACACGCAGGAAATATTGTAGCGCGTGATGACCTGATGCGGGAACTTTGGAATAGTGACTTTTTCATTGATGATAATACCCTCTCTGTGAATGTGGCTCGTTTGCGTAAAAAGTTGGAAGAGCAGGGATTGATAGGATTTATCGAGACCAAGAAAGGGATAGGGTACGGACTGAAGCATGCTTGA
- a CDS encoding DUF2974 domain-containing protein — protein MANIFDYLKDVTYDSFYDLPLNELDILALTEITYLSFDNLVSTSPQRLLDLAPQVPRESNMLTSKNRLQLLDELAQHKRFKNCKLSHFINDIDPELQKQFAAMTYRLTLDTYLIVFRGTDDSIIGWKEDFHLTYMKEIPAQKHALRYLKNFFAQHPKKKVILAGHSKGGNLAIYAASQIEQSLQNQITTVYTFDAPGLHTELTQTEGYQRIMDKTKVFIPQGSIIGMMLEIPAHQIIVYSTALGGIAQHDTFSWQIEDKHFVQLDKTNSDSQQVDTTFKEWVATVPDEELQLYFDLFFGSILDAGITSINDLASLKAIEHIRHLFVQAQSLTQEERETMGRLTQLLIDTRYQAWKNR, from the coding sequence ATGGCCAATATTTTTGACTATCTGAAAGATGTCACATACGATTCCTTTTACGACTTACCTTTGAATGAGTTAGACATTCTAGCCTTAACAGAAATCACCTACCTCTCCTTTGATAATCTGGTCTCCACAAGTCCTCAGCGACTTTTGGACCTGGCTCCTCAGGTCCCAAGAGAATCTAACATGTTGACCAGCAAAAATCGCCTCCAGCTATTAGATGAGCTAGCTCAACACAAACGCTTCAAAAATTGCAAACTCTCCCATTTTATCAACGACATCGACCCTGAACTGCAAAAGCAATTTGCTGCTATGACATACCGCCTCACTCTCGATACCTATCTGATTGTCTTTCGTGGGACAGATGACAGTATCATTGGCTGGAAGGAAGATTTTCACCTAACCTATATGAAGGAAATTCCTGCTCAAAAGCATGCCCTCCGCTATTTAAAGAACTTTTTTGCCCAACATCCGAAGAAAAAAGTCATTCTGGCTGGGCATTCCAAGGGAGGAAATCTAGCCATTTATGCAGCTAGCCAAATTGAGCAAAGCTTGCAAAATCAAATCACAACAGTTTATACCTTTGATGCACCTGGTCTCCACACAGAATTGACACAAACCGAGGGCTATCAAAGGATAATGGATAAAACCAAGGTCTTCATTCCACAAGGTTCCATCATCGGTATGATGTTGGAAATTCCGGCCCACCAAATCATCGTGTACAGTACTGCCTTAGGTGGTATCGCCCAGCACGATACCTTTAGTTGGCAGATTGAGGACAAGCACTTCGTCCAACTGGATAAAACCAACAGTGATAGCCAACAAGTTGACACAACCTTCAAAGAATGGGTGGCCACAGTCCCTGATGAGGAACTCCAGCTCTATTTCGACCTCTTCTTTGGCAGTATTCTTGATGCTGGTATCACCTCTATCAATGACTTGGCTTCCTTAAAGGCTATCGAACACATTCGTCATCTCTTTGTCCAAGCGCAATCCCTCACCCAAGAAGAAAGGGAAACTATGGGACGTCTTACCCAATTATTAATTGATACCCGTTACCAAGCTTGGAAAAATAGATAG